GCGCCGAGGCTGTAAATGTCGGTCGCGGGACTGAGCAGTTCGCGTCGACCACCGGCTTGTTCGGGTGACATGTACGCCGGTGTTCCGACCATCATTCCGCTGCGGGTAAGGTCAACGTTTGCACGGACCTCTTTGGCCAAACCAAAGTCGGTCACAAGAACGCTGCCGTCTTTGGAGATCAGAATGTTGCTGGGTTTGAGATCGCGGTGAACAACGCCGTGTTCATGAGCGAACTGCACCGCCCGAGCGATTTGTGACACCAGTTCAGCCGCCTCACGCTGGGGCATGGGACCACGCGCAACACGCTCGGCAAGTGTCTCGCCCGCGATGTACTTCATGCTGAAAAACGGACGGCCTTCGAAGTCGCCGACGTCATAGACGGGGACGATGCCCGGGTGTTCTAGCTTAGCCGTCGCGGCCGCTTCGGCCATGAAACGCTGCAAGTCGGCATCACTCGCCAAGCGACCGCGCAAGATCATCTTGACTGCGACTTCACGTTCTAAGCTTAGCTGCCGAGCCCTGAAGACCACCCCCATCCCGCCCCGCCCGATCTCTTCGAGCAACTCGTAATCGCCGATCGTCGTCGGCAATTGCAAACGGGCATAACGCGGTTGGCCGTCCGGTTTTGGCGGCGAGAGTTCATCGGAGCTGGCACCAGCGGTGTCCGTGATCAGGACGGCGCCCCAAAGTTTACGGAGTTCATCGGCCAAGTCGGGGTGCTGTTGGCAAGTCGAGTCGAAATCGACCGGTTCGCCACGGCAAATCGTGTCGGTCATCTCGGCGAGCAAGTCGGCGAGCCGCTGCTCGTCACGCTCGGACAACGTGCTCACGAAATCGGCTCGTCGTTTTGCGAAGAGGGATCATCGATCGTTTGAAGCATCTCGCGGAGCCGCCGAACGGCGCGAAGGTATCGCATGCTGGCGGCGGCTGCGTTGAGTCCTAGCGCCTCGGCGATTTCCAAATTGGAAAGGTGCTCGTAGTGCCGCATCACGATGATCTCTTGATCCTGCTCGTTCATTTTGGTGATCGCTTCTTCGACCTTGGTCGCGATCTCACGCTGTGTTGCTGCGGCGGCGGGGGTGAGTGCCGGGTCGCAGACTTGAACGGCCAGTTCCAATGTCGACTGATCGGGGCTGGAGGCGACCGCCATCGGCTGCTCGCGATCCATGTTTCGTTTGGCGCTAACGCGGTGCCGACGATAGGTATCGATGATGCGGTCCCAAGCGATCTGACGGAGCCAGAGGTGGAATGCCATCGATGGATCGGAGAGGTATTTGTCCAGCCGCCCACTGGCTTCGATCATCACATCTTGAACGACATCACTGACATCAACACGCTGTTGGACTTTGCGGTCGAGTCGAAGTTCGACGAGTCGACGGATCGGTGCGCGGTGTTTCTCAAGCAATTGATTCACCGCGTCGGCGTCGCCTTCTTTGGCGGCACCCAGCAGTGTTTCGGTTTGATCGTCACCAGCCCAAATCGACTTCGTCATTCAACTCTCCTTCCTGAGACTGTAGTGTGGCGAAAAGTGGTCTGTGATGGGGGAGAGCTGATTGGCTGGTGCTCTTCGCCTGGAAATCGAGGCGAAGAGCAGAGTCGCAGATTTTGGTTGGTCGACCAAGTAACGCTGCGTATGTGGCAGCGACTATTTAGCGGGATGCAAAACGATATTCTTGAATCGCATTTCCATCGCGTCACCGACGTGAAGCTGGAATGCGATCACACCGTTTTTGGCAGCTTTTTCGGATTGGTTGTCGATGACTTCGGCGGTCATCGTGCCATTGATGAAGTGTTGCAGGTGGTTGCCTTTGGCTACGATGCGGTAGTCGTTCCATTGGCCTGGGTGGATGCCGTTGCCAAGTTCTGTGCCGTCGGCGTACTTCTTGACCGCTTTTTTTCCGTCTTCGCCGATGGTGACCGACTGCCCACGTTCGGCAAGGATACCACGGCCTTTTTCTTCATAGAGAATGCCGGCGTAGCGGTTGCCAAAATCGATGTCAGCTTGATAGCCACCGACGATGAACTTTTCGCGATCCAAGACCTTGCTGCGGTATTGGATGCCGCTGTTGGTGTTGCTGATTTTGAATTGAAGGGTCAATTCAAAGTCGGCAGGTTGCTGTTCGTCGTAGATCAAAAACGTGTTGTAAGTCAGCGGGTTTTCAGAGGTTGTTCGGCCAACGATTTGACCATCTTCGACCGACCACAAGTCTTCACGCCCGCTCCAACCAGAAAGGTCCTTGCCGTTAAAGATTATGACCGATTCGGTCAACGCTTCTGACTTTTTAGATTCTTCGCCGCTAGCTTGGTTGGCGATCAGGCCGCCGCAAAGGGTGAGTGCGGTGAGGCAGCTTGTGGAGAAAAGCTGAGTGCTGAGAAATCGGAACGTACGCATGGGGAGGTCACGTCAGGTCGGAGGGAGCAGGCTGAAGGGAATCCGCGAGGCGGCGATTTCGACGGACGTCAGGCCGGTTTTGATTCGCATCAGCTGTTCGGTTCCGGTGCAGCGATCGGCCGTCTAAGCCGACCATTGTAACCCACAATGCCGAGTCCGATGAGTCGCCAATCGGTCCGCCCCGAAGACAAATTTTGGCTTCTCGGAAGAGCCTGGGCGGATTGAGAGGCTGCTCGGCAGATTGCGTTTATCGCTGTCTATACGTTGGTTTCGTTAAGGAACTGCATGTTGGTCAGGCAGAACTGCTGGGGGCCTTCGCAGTCGATGGTCGCGGTGTTGCAAACCCGGCACATGATTTTGGGGGTTACGGCGTCGGTGAGGGTGATCTCGGCGAATCGAAAGTCGGCTTGTCGCATGCTGAGGTATGACAGACCGCCTTTGCTGATGTCGCGAGTGATCGCGAAAAAGGAGTCTCCAAGGGGTGATCCGTTCTGTTCGACCGGTTGCACCATGATTTCGAGCGAACGGGGAATGCGAGGTTCTCGCCGACGCTCCGCTGCTGGTGATTCGACCGGGTCGACTAAAGATTCTGATCTCGCATGCGTCGCTTCGACGGCACTTTTACGGCGGCGTTCCGTTCGGTGATCGACATGGGGGCGGTGATCAACATGGGGATTAGACGGGATCGTGCTCATGGCATTCGATTGAGTTGCGAGTCAAAGTTGCGTGGGTTTCACCAGCGGCGTAAACGCATCGAATATCAATGACGCCCCCCACCGTTGCTGAGATCAAAACGATCTTTTGATGAGCAACCGTAACTTGCGGAAAAGATGAACGCCAACGGACTGGCGGAAGGCCCTCAACGGTTAGAATTGTGAGGGAAGGTCAGCCTGAGAAGAAAGACGTTGCTTTGATGGAGTGATAGGAGGCGATAAAGAAGGCCATCCACGGAGTGCTGGCTGGCAATGAAGAACGCCATCCACGGAGTGGATGGGGACAATGAAGCATTAGCAGTACGCTAAGAGACGACTGCTGCGACCGATCAGACGTTGGCGTGCTTGGCTTCTTCGCTGGCGATCATCTGTGTAAGGATGTCGCGAAGTGAAACACGGATTTCCCATTCGGGATAATCGCGGCGCAGTTTGCTGAGATCACTGATGTAGCAGATGTGATCTCCTTTGCGGTTTTCATCGCCGAGTGTGTAGTCGATCTTGTGTCCGCCGATCTCTTCGATCATCGCGATGCACTCCAGAACGCTGGCCGCATTCTCACGTCCGCCGCCGATGTTGTAGACCTCACCCGGACGCGGGTTTTTTGAAAATGCTTCGAAGGCCTTTACGACGTCGCTACATTCGATTTGGTCGCGAACCTGTTTGCCTTTATATCCGAAGATCGTGTAGGGCTTTCCGGTAACAGCGACATGGACCAGGTAGCTTAAAAATCCGTGTAGTTCGACTCCGCTGTGACTGGCACCGGTCAAGCAACCGCCACGGAAGATGCCCGTTTTGATCCCGAAGTACTTGCCGTATTCCTGCGCCAAGACATCCGCGGCAGTCTTGCTGGCCCCGAAAAGCGAATGCATCGTTTGGTCGATACGACAGGATTCGTTGATGCCGCCAAAGTCTTCTTCGCGAGCGTATTCCCAGCGGGTATCTAATTCCTGAAGCGGAAGTTCGTTTGGCGCGTCCCCGTAAACCTTGTTGGTGCTCATGTGGCAGAACACCGCTTCGGGAGCGTGCTGGCGGGTCGCTTCGAGCAGGTTCAACGTACCGTTCGCGTTGACTTCGAAATCAAGAAACGGGATCGCGGCGGCTTTGTCATGTGACGGTTGAGCCGCACAGTGGATGATCAGATCAGGTGTCTCGTTCTTGAACAGATCAAGGATCGCTTCACGATCGCGAATATCGATCGCGACTGTTCGAAAGTTGTTGGTTTCGTCTTCAAGTCTTGATTGGTTCCAGCGGGTGCTACCATCGGGGCCGAAGAAGGTCGCACGCATGTCATTGTCGATTCCGATGACTTCGTCGCCGGCCGCATCCCAATGCCGCACCGCGGCCGAACCGATCAATCCACTTGAACCTGTAACGATAACTCGCATGTTGACTTTCTATTAGTTCGTACCGATCAGGGGAGCCACTTGGATCTGTCCGTCGGCCGACATCGAATGAGTTGACTTGATTGAATATT
This genomic interval from Stieleria sp. JC731 contains the following:
- a CDS encoding sigma-70 family RNA polymerase sigma factor, producing MTKSIWAGDDQTETLLGAAKEGDADAVNQLLEKHRAPIRRLVELRLDRKVQQRVDVSDVVQDVMIEASGRLDKYLSDPSMAFHLWLRQIAWDRIIDTYRRHRVSAKRNMDREQPMAVASSPDQSTLELAVQVCDPALTPAAAATQREIATKVEEAITKMNEQDQEIIVMRHYEHLSNLEIAEALGLNAAAASMRYLRAVRRLREMLQTIDDPSSQNDEPIS
- a CDS encoding DUF1080 domain-containing protein; the encoded protein is MRTFRFLSTQLFSTSCLTALTLCGGLIANQASGEESKKSEALTESVIIFNGKDLSGWSGREDLWSVEDGQIVGRTTSENPLTYNTFLIYDEQQPADFELTLQFKISNTNSGIQYRSKVLDREKFIVGGYQADIDFGNRYAGILYEEKGRGILAERGQSVTIGEDGKKAVKKYADGTELGNGIHPGQWNDYRIVAKGNHLQHFINGTMTAEVIDNQSEKAAKNGVIAFQLHVGDAMEMRFKNIVLHPAK
- a CDS encoding NAD-dependent epimerase/dehydratase family protein, with the translated sequence MRVIVTGSSGLIGSAAVRHWDAAGDEVIGIDNDMRATFFGPDGSTRWNQSRLEDETNNFRTVAIDIRDREAILDLFKNETPDLIIHCAAQPSHDKAAAIPFLDFEVNANGTLNLLEATRQHAPEAVFCHMSTNKVYGDAPNELPLQELDTRWEYAREEDFGGINESCRIDQTMHSLFGASKTAADVLAQEYGKYFGIKTGIFRGGCLTGASHSGVELHGFLSYLVHVAVTGKPYTIFGYKGKQVRDQIECSDVVKAFEAFSKNPRPGEVYNIGGGRENAASVLECIAMIEEIGGHKIDYTLGDENRKGDHICYISDLSKLRRDYPEWEIRVSLRDILTQMIASEEAKHANV